One genomic window of Evansella cellulosilytica DSM 2522 includes the following:
- a CDS encoding sodium-dependent bicarbonate transport family permease: MQQIIEIAYSNLLSPMILFFLLGIIAVLVNSDLKVPTAFYNGYTMIILFTIGIKGGIELRSVSLSEMIPTIITAIVLSIVMLFIAHLIVHRIFKYAIVDSLAIAAHYGSVSAVTFIAGLAFLDKLGITYESYMSAILVVMEGPAIILAIILYKLYSDKQGTEETNPNAGLSHVIKEAFFGKSIFLLLGGIFIGLVAHLDGLYLIQPLFGDLFYGFLCIFLLHMGMIATESMKSMKKFNPVSFMFAFILPIIGGFLGVIAGSILGLSLGGAVILAILTGSASYIAAPAAIQQAMPQANSGLYLGSSLGLTLPFNLIIGIPLYYWLATIIIG; encoded by the coding sequence ATGCAGCAAATTATTGAAATAGCATACTCAAATTTATTATCTCCAATGATCTTATTTTTCTTATTAGGAATTATCGCAGTACTTGTCAACTCTGATTTAAAAGTACCTACTGCTTTTTATAATGGTTATACGATGATTATCCTGTTTACAATCGGTATAAAAGGTGGGATTGAGTTAAGAAGTGTTTCTTTATCGGAAATGATTCCAACCATTATTACTGCCATTGTTTTGAGTATTGTCATGTTATTTATTGCTCACTTAATCGTACATAGAATATTTAAATATGCCATTGTTGACTCATTGGCAATCGCTGCTCATTACGGCTCTGTTAGTGCAGTTACATTTATTGCAGGTTTGGCCTTCCTTGATAAATTAGGCATCACGTATGAGTCATACATGTCTGCAATACTAGTTGTCATGGAAGGACCTGCAATTATTTTAGCTATTATTTTGTACAAGCTATATTCTGATAAACAAGGAACTGAGGAAACAAACCCAAATGCGGGTTTATCGCACGTCATTAAAGAGGCATTCTTCGGGAAAAGTATATTCCTTTTACTTGGTGGTATTTTTATCGGTTTAGTTGCACATTTAGATGGTCTTTACTTAATACAACCGCTATTTGGAGATCTATTCTATGGTTTCCTTTGTATTTTCTTACTTCACATGGGTATGATTGCGACGGAAAGTATGAAGAGTATGAAAAAATTTAATCCAGTCTCATTTATGTTTGCTTTTATTTTGCCAATTATCGGTGGCTTCCTAGGCGTTATTGCTGGTAGTATTTTAGGATTATCTCTAGGCGGCGCAGTCATCTTGGCAATTTTGACAGGAAGTGCCTCTTATATTGCAGCACCAGCCGCTATTCAACAAGCGATGCCGCAAGCTAATTCAGGTCTCTATTTAGGATCTTCACTCGGTCTTACTTTACCGTTCAACTTAATCATCGGTATACCTCTATATTATTGGTTAGCAACAATAATTATCGGTTAA
- a CDS encoding GNAT family N-acetyltransferase, which produces MTIRKLKNTEADLSIKMSEYAFQYTLSNTELEEERELIQANNTWVVEENDVVVSKATILPLHTYIHGIAMPMGGISGVATWPEYRRKGYVKKLLFHSLKEMKDNGQLLSFLYPASIPFYRQFGWELFSDTQTVTLTREQLPIIRDVKGVVRRVEKDYSVIHHVYHTWAKKYNGTLVRTEDWWKTFILRSKKHTLAVYYNTSCEVKGYMLYHVKNETMTIEEIIWINSEARDGLFSFIANHDSMIKQVKITTTADGGIPFVLPDPKVERELRSYFMARIVDVKSFLKAYPFEKNENIEPLIFHVSDEFCPWNDGTYFIKHEDDTQVVTFHPTKKNTGSTCQHAPKKGLSLSIQALSTLLMGYKTATLLYHEGFIDGKQEEIAQLENCIKTQPSFIYDFF; this is translated from the coding sequence ATGACCATTCGAAAGTTAAAGAATACAGAGGCTGACCTTAGTATAAAAATGTCCGAATATGCATTTCAATATACTTTGTCTAATACTGAGCTTGAAGAAGAGAGAGAATTGATTCAAGCGAATAACACTTGGGTTGTGGAGGAAAATGATGTCGTTGTATCTAAAGCTACCATCCTCCCGCTACATACATATATTCATGGAATAGCTATGCCAATGGGAGGCATTTCTGGTGTTGCTACTTGGCCCGAATATAGAAGAAAAGGATATGTGAAAAAACTGTTGTTTCATAGCTTAAAAGAAATGAAAGATAATGGGCAATTGCTCTCCTTTTTATATCCTGCCTCTATTCCTTTTTATCGACAGTTTGGCTGGGAGTTATTCAGTGATACGCAAACGGTAACACTCACTCGCGAGCAGCTACCTATCATTCGTGATGTGAAGGGTGTTGTAAGACGTGTCGAAAAGGATTATTCGGTCATTCATCATGTTTATCACACATGGGCAAAAAAGTATAATGGGACTTTAGTAAGAACGGAAGATTGGTGGAAGACGTTCATACTCCGATCTAAAAAGCACACATTAGCTGTTTATTATAATACTTCATGTGAAGTGAAGGGGTATATGCTTTATCATGTTAAAAATGAAACTATGACGATCGAAGAAATCATTTGGATTAATAGCGAAGCACGTGATGGATTGTTTTCTTTTATTGCAAACCATGATTCTATGATAAAACAAGTAAAAATAACGACAACAGCAGATGGCGGAATTCCATTTGTCCTTCCCGACCCTAAAGTAGAAAGGGAACTTCGATCCTATTTTATGGCGAGAATCGTTGATGTGAAGTCCTTTTTAAAGGCTTATCCATTCGAGAAAAATGAAAATATTGAACCCCTTATATTCCATGTTTCAGATGAGTTCTGTCCATGGAATGATGGGACGTACTTTATCAAACATGAAGATGACACTCAGGTGGTAACCTTTCATCCGACTAAGAAAAACACAGGTTCAACTTGTCAGCATGCCCCCAAAAAAGGCTTATCTTTATCAATTCAAGCGTTATCAACATTACTGATGGGTTATAAAACTGCCACCCTTCTATATCATGAAGGCTTTATTGATGGTAAACAAGAGGAGATTGCGCAGCTAGAAAACTGTATAAAAACACAACCGTCTTTTATATATGACTTTTTCTAA
- a CDS encoding MATE family efflux transporter: MFKTETIREKIRLLMVVTWPILVTQIGLYAMNFIDTTMSGHAGAYDLAGVAIGSSLWIPILTGISGILMALTPIISQKIGANKRDDVGYYVLQGIYLSIFIAAIVVVFGFFFLESILSFMSLDQEVAYVAKHYLIGLVTGIIPLFVYNVLRGFIDSLGQTRITMIITLLALPINFIFNYVLIFGKAGFPALGGIGAGYASALTYWFIFFVTMFCVMKVKPFTTYRVFEKVHALSFITWKEILILGLPIGLTIFFETSIFSAVTLLMSQFSTEIIAAHQAAINFASMLYMIPMSFAFALTIAVGYEVGAQRLEDAKVYSIIGVIFAVIMGLIACVIIYYVRGPVAYLYTTEREVAILIQQFLLYAIFFQLSDAINTPIQGILRGYKDVNKPFVMALISFWIIGLPFGYVTANFTPFGPFGYWLGLILSLAVCATLLARRLIVVQRKFRKRMNEQAL, from the coding sequence TTGTTTAAGACAGAAACAATAAGAGAAAAAATACGTTTACTCATGGTAGTGACATGGCCTATTCTCGTTACACAAATAGGCTTATATGCCATGAATTTTATTGATACAACGATGTCTGGGCATGCTGGAGCTTATGATCTTGCTGGTGTGGCGATTGGTTCAAGTCTTTGGATACCGATACTTACTGGAATTAGTGGAATTTTAATGGCGTTAACCCCGATTATTTCACAAAAAATAGGAGCTAATAAACGAGATGATGTAGGCTACTATGTCCTCCAAGGAATATATTTATCTATTTTTATCGCTGCAATTGTCGTCGTCTTCGGCTTCTTTTTTTTAGAATCGATATTATCATTTATGTCACTAGATCAAGAGGTTGCCTATGTAGCAAAGCATTATTTAATCGGATTAGTTACAGGTATTATCCCGCTTTTTGTTTACAATGTACTCAGGGGATTTATCGACTCTTTAGGGCAAACGAGAATAACGATGATTATCACGTTATTAGCACTGCCTATTAACTTTATTTTTAATTATGTCCTTATTTTTGGGAAGGCTGGTTTTCCAGCGCTAGGTGGTATCGGTGCTGGTTATGCTTCAGCGTTAACTTATTGGTTTATCTTTTTCGTTACTATGTTTTGCGTAATGAAAGTCAAACCATTTACGACTTACCGTGTATTCGAAAAAGTACATGCACTATCATTTATCACATGGAAGGAAATATTAATACTAGGACTACCGATTGGTCTAACCATATTTTTCGAAACGAGCATTTTTTCTGCGGTCACCTTATTAATGAGTCAATTTTCAACCGAAATTATTGCCGCTCACCAAGCAGCGATAAACTTTGCGAGTATGCTCTATATGATTCCGATGAGCTTTGCATTCGCGCTTACAATCGCTGTAGGCTATGAAGTTGGTGCACAAAGGCTAGAAGATGCAAAAGTGTACAGTATAATTGGCGTTATTTTTGCAGTAATAATGGGTTTGATCGCTTGTGTCATCATTTATTACGTTCGCGGTCCTGTTGCCTATCTTTACACTACTGAACGAGAGGTAGCAATACTGATACAACAGTTTTTATTGTATGCGATTTTCTTTCAACTATCAGATGCAATTAATACACCAATTCAAGGGATTTTGCGCGGCTATAAAGATGTTAATAAGCCATTTGTTATGGCGCTTATATCCTTTTGGATTATTGGATTACCGTTTGGTTACGTAACGGCAAACTTCACACCATTTGGACCATTTGGCTACTGGTTAGGTCTCATATTAAGCTTGGCTGTTTGTGCGACCTTATTAGCTAGAAGATTAATTGTCGTTCAAAGAAAGTTTAGAAAACGCATGAACGAACAAGCTTTGTAG
- a CDS encoding small multi-drug export protein — MTFELIWQYILIFVMAATPWLEILIVIPLGIAIGLHPIPVAIVSFVGNFLPILLIVYLMKWFQSTQWYKRRLEKKRLKKLAKEEQQEEGTVIKKKNKKERAAAIFEKYGLPGLAFLGPIITGIHLAAIIALSLKANKNKTTFWMAISLFIWTVAITVMSFYSIDWLIN; from the coding sequence GTGACTTTTGAATTAATTTGGCAGTACATTCTAATATTCGTTATGGCCGCAACACCGTGGTTAGAAATCTTAATCGTGATCCCTCTTGGCATTGCGATTGGGCTTCACCCAATTCCTGTTGCTATTGTATCTTTTGTCGGCAACTTTCTACCTATTTTATTAATCGTCTATTTAATGAAATGGTTTCAATCAACGCAGTGGTATAAGCGGCGGTTAGAAAAGAAACGATTGAAGAAGTTAGCAAAGGAGGAGCAGCAAGAAGAAGGAACTGTTATAAAGAAGAAAAATAAAAAAGAAAGAGCAGCTGCGATATTTGAGAAATATGGACTTCCTGGCTTAGCATTTTTAGGGCCTATTATAACTGGGATCCATTTAGCAGCAATTATCGCTCTTTCATTAAAGGCAAATAAAAATAAAACAACGTTTTGGATGGCGATTAGTCTTTTTATCTGGACTGTGGCCATTACAGTTATGTCTTTCTACAGTATTGATTGGCTTATCAATTAA
- a CDS encoding acyl-CoA dehydrogenase family protein: MTQDNILLKTNKQKELWMKASSLISPFQKRASKHDKAASFPFENFDDLKESTLTTLTVPKEFGGVEASLYEFLLVQETIARGDGATALSLGWHNGTIMNLYQSQKWEPDVFGKVCESIVKEKTIINTAASERATGSPARGGKPETNALKKDDGWIINGRKTFTSLAPMLDWIIITATIDHEGKEQVGEFLLNRHEVNITYEETWDALGMRGTRSDDLILKDTFVKGSSLVHVIDSSSSSKNAQGWLLHIPACYLGIALAARDDAINFAKTYQPNSLPRPIAEVPEVQRKIAEMDLKLMKARHFMYHIATIWDENEEMRQQLGAELAAVKTVCTNAAIEVVDIALRIVGGQSLQKSKPFERYYRDVRAGLHNPPSDDITSMILAKRALQETIK, encoded by the coding sequence ATGACACAAGATAACATTTTATTAAAAACAAATAAACAAAAAGAACTTTGGATGAAGGCGTCTTCTCTTATTAGCCCCTTCCAAAAGAGAGCATCTAAACATGATAAGGCTGCATCATTCCCTTTTGAAAACTTTGATGATTTAAAAGAGAGTACACTGACAACACTCACAGTACCAAAAGAGTTTGGTGGTGTAGAAGCTAGCTTGTATGAGTTTTTGCTTGTGCAAGAAACGATAGCACGAGGAGATGGAGCCACAGCACTTTCTTTAGGTTGGCATAACGGGACAATCATGAACCTATACCAATCTCAGAAGTGGGAACCCGATGTTTTTGGAAAGGTATGTGAAAGTATTGTTAAAGAGAAAACAATTATCAATACAGCAGCAAGTGAACGAGCTACAGGGAGTCCAGCACGCGGTGGTAAACCTGAAACGAATGCGCTGAAGAAAGATGACGGTTGGATAATAAACGGCAGAAAAACATTCACGTCTTTAGCACCGATGTTAGATTGGATTATCATTACAGCGACAATCGATCATGAAGGAAAAGAGCAGGTTGGAGAGTTTCTTTTAAATCGTCACGAAGTAAACATTACTTATGAAGAGACATGGGATGCTTTAGGAATGAGAGGTACAAGAAGTGATGATTTAATTTTAAAAGATACCTTCGTAAAAGGCTCATCTCTCGTACATGTGATCGATTCAAGTAGTAGCTCGAAAAACGCACAAGGTTGGTTACTTCATATTCCAGCCTGTTACTTAGGTATAGCATTGGCAGCAAGAGATGATGCAATCAATTTTGCAAAAACATATCAGCCGAATAGTTTACCTCGCCCAATTGCGGAAGTCCCTGAAGTACAGAGGAAAATTGCTGAAATGGACTTGAAATTAATGAAAGCAAGACACTTTATGTATCACATAGCAACAATTTGGGATGAAAACGAAGAAATGAGGCAACAGTTGGGAGCCGAACTAGCAGCGGTAAAAACAGTTTGTACAAATGCAGCGATCGAAGTAGTCGATATAGCATTACGTATCGTTGGTGGACAAAGCTTACAAAAGAGTAAACCTTTCGAACGATATTACAGAGATGTGCGAGCAGGATTGCATAATCCTCCATCGGACGATATCACTAGCATGATACTTGCAAAAAGAGCATTACAAGAAACTATAAAATGA
- a CDS encoding dimethylarginine dimethylaminohydrolase family protein — protein sequence MSIKQHLHPTAYCKTEYDTLHRVLLCQPKHMKIRDVINETQKVFKNDGIDNELALKQHNNFIEALTSEGVHVELLPPSHLYPEQVFTRDIGFTLGDTVHVSHMARNVRKGEESILQHWLQKQNMKYKTLSENKIEGGDVLIDGNSIFVGVSHRTNESAIQHLQSLLPAYDVIPIPFNEKYLHLDCVFNIISEREALIYPAAFDKNELELLRSKYDVIEVGELEQFTLGTNVLSLGNKRIISLPINSSINLELNKRGYRIIEVDFSEIIKSGGSFRCCSMPLLRLDE from the coding sequence ATGTCGATAAAACAACACCTTCACCCCACTGCTTATTGTAAAACTGAATATGATACACTGCATCGTGTACTCTTATGCCAACCGAAACACATGAAAATTCGTGATGTTATTAATGAAACACAAAAAGTGTTTAAAAACGATGGTATTGACAATGAGTTAGCCTTGAAACAACACAATAATTTTATTGAAGCATTAACAAGTGAAGGGGTACATGTCGAACTACTCCCTCCGTCTCATTTATATCCTGAACAAGTTTTCACCCGTGACATCGGCTTTACTCTTGGTGATACTGTACATGTATCTCACATGGCCCGGAACGTCCGAAAAGGGGAAGAAAGTATTTTGCAGCATTGGTTACAAAAGCAAAACATGAAGTACAAAACATTAAGTGAGAACAAAATTGAAGGTGGAGATGTACTTATTGACGGCAATTCCATATTCGTTGGTGTTAGTCATCGGACAAACGAAAGCGCTATTCAGCATTTACAATCATTATTGCCTGCATATGACGTCATCCCTATTCCTTTTAACGAAAAGTACCTACACCTTGATTGCGTATTCAACATCATCTCCGAAAGGGAAGCGCTCATTTATCCAGCTGCTTTTGATAAAAATGAACTTGAGCTACTTCGATCAAAATATGATGTTATTGAAGTTGGAGAACTAGAGCAATTTACACTTGGAACAAACGTCCTCTCTCTCGGTAACAAAAGGATCATTAGCCTACCAATCAATTCGAGCATCAATCTTGAACTAAATAAGCGAGGCTATCGCATCATAGAAGTAGATTTTTCAGAGATTATTAAATCAGGTGGCTCATTCCGTTGCTGCTCCATGCCTTTACTAAGACTAGACGAATGA
- a CDS encoding MOSC domain-containing protein produces the protein MTILNPQLVSVNVGKTEPLEGQGKTVSSAINKKPVQKELYLSKDQLQGDEQADKKNHGGEEKAICVYPQEHYSYWEDQLNCTLPPSAFGENITVKGLLETDTYIGDIFTWGDAIVQVCQPRIPCHKLEKRFGKEGIPQKVIETGFTGYYMRVLKEGKVSLDAPFVFKERTTNFSISFVNDVYHRDKDDIEKTKALVDTKELASGWRENMSRRLHKTSN, from the coding sequence ATGACGATATTAAATCCACAATTAGTATCAGTGAATGTTGGGAAAACAGAGCCTCTTGAAGGACAAGGGAAAACCGTATCATCAGCAATTAACAAAAAACCGGTGCAGAAGGAGCTCTATTTATCGAAGGATCAGCTCCAAGGCGACGAACAAGCTGATAAAAAAAATCATGGTGGAGAAGAAAAGGCAATTTGCGTTTATCCGCAAGAGCACTATTCGTATTGGGAAGATCAATTAAACTGCACTCTCCCACCGAGTGCATTTGGCGAAAATATAACTGTTAAAGGCTTATTAGAAACAGATACTTATATTGGTGATATCTTTACATGGGGAGATGCAATTGTTCAAGTGTGTCAGCCAAGAATTCCATGCCATAAGCTTGAAAAGCGATTTGGCAAAGAAGGAATTCCACAAAAAGTAATTGAAACGGGCTTTACTGGTTACTACATGAGAGTTTTAAAGGAAGGAAAAGTATCTTTAGACGCCCCTTTCGTGTTTAAAGAACGCACGACAAACTTTTCTATCTCCTTTGTAAACGATGTTTATCATCGTGATAAGGATGATATAGAGAAAACAAAAGCTCTTGTAGATACAAAAGAACTCGCTTCAGGATGGCGTGAAAATATGAGTAGAAGACTTCATAAAACAAGCAATTAA
- a CDS encoding acylphosphatase has product MIRYHGVVEGRVQAVGYRFFTHHHAIKHNITGWVRNQSNGTVEFEAQGTEGDVHAFIDFLKSGPRGAQVTNISTHELSVDIEENKFNVLS; this is encoded by the coding sequence TTGATTCGCTATCATGGAGTAGTAGAAGGCCGTGTACAAGCTGTTGGATACCGTTTCTTTACCCACCACCATGCCATTAAACATAATATAACTGGATGGGTAAGGAATCAAAGTAATGGTACAGTTGAATTCGAAGCCCAAGGGACAGAGGGGGATGTTCATGCATTTATTGACTTTCTTAAATCTGGACCACGAGGGGCTCAAGTCACAAATATAAGTACACATGAATTATCAGTTGATATAGAAGAAAATAAATTTAATGTCTTATCATAA
- a CDS encoding lysophospholipid acyltransferase family protein has protein sequence MLRTIIWFIYFFLYLIYSIPSLIKANRLLKQGQMEAHEQHVTKITSNWAKSLLRLAGVRVHVRGGENIPSDACLIVSNHQGNFDIPILMGYLQRKISFISKKEVKKLPIINRWMEHMSCIFIDRKNRRQSIKAILDGVNKLEQGHHVMIFPEGTRSKGNKIGDFKQGSFKLATRSKTAILPVTINGSYLAMEANKNIIRPADVTLTISKPIRIHLEEDVSEQELAKIVQQEISTNLHVEEHKVSV, from the coding sequence ATGCTACGAACGATCATTTGGTTTATATACTTTTTTCTTTATTTAATTTATTCCATACCGAGCTTAATAAAAGCAAACCGCTTATTGAAACAAGGACAAATGGAAGCGCATGAACAGCACGTAACAAAAATAACTTCCAATTGGGCAAAATCGTTGTTAAGGCTAGCGGGGGTACGTGTACATGTACGTGGGGGAGAGAATATTCCTAGTGACGCTTGCTTAATTGTCAGTAATCATCAAGGGAATTTTGATATTCCTATTTTAATGGGGTATTTACAAAGAAAAATTAGTTTTATATCGAAGAAGGAAGTAAAAAAACTTCCCATCATTAATCGATGGATGGAGCATATGAGCTGTATTTTTATTGATAGAAAAAACAGACGTCAATCAATAAAGGCGATACTTGATGGTGTAAATAAACTAGAACAAGGACATCACGTCATGATTTTCCCTGAAGGTACGAGAAGTAAAGGCAATAAAATAGGAGACTTTAAACAAGGTAGCTTTAAATTAGCAACGAGATCAAAGACCGCAATTTTGCCTGTTACAATCAATGGTTCTTATTTAGCAATGGAGGCGAATAAAAATATTATCCGCCCTGCTGACGTAACGTTAACCATTTCCAAGCCCATTCGTATTCATCTAGAAGAGGATGTCTCTGAACAGGAGCTAGCTAAGATCGTACAGCAAGAAATAAGCACGAACCTACATGTGGAGGAACATAAAGTCAGTGTGTAA
- a CDS encoding nucleoside triphosphate pyrophosphohydrolase, with amino-acid sequence MPVYNKLVRDRIPMIIRNNGVECKVRRLDAGEFEREARKKLTEELNEYLEAQNAEQAIEELADLLELIYCLSENHGYTKDELENIRSDKAERRGSFSERWFLEHVSDE; translated from the coding sequence ATGCCAGTTTATAATAAGCTAGTGAGAGATCGCATTCCAATGATTATCCGCAATAATGGTGTGGAATGTAAAGTAAGGAGATTGGATGCAGGAGAGTTCGAGCGTGAAGCACGAAAAAAGCTCACAGAAGAACTTAATGAATATTTAGAGGCACAAAATGCGGAGCAAGCAATAGAAGAGTTAGCCGATTTATTGGAGCTCATTTATTGTTTAAGCGAAAATCACGGGTATACAAAAGATGAGCTTGAAAACATTCGAAGCGATAAAGCTGAAAGAAGAGGATCCTTTTCTGAAAGATGGTTTTTAGAGCATGTTAGTGATGAATAA
- a CDS encoding aldehyde dehydrogenase, with translation MNEAIHSLVEAQRKYFHTGETIEVKFRQRQLARLRDVIQKREQDIIEAINKDLNKSEHEIFLTELSIVYNEIKDMLKNVDFWATPKKERTPFTHLGSKSYIYKHPYGVTAIIAPWNYPFQLAIAPLIGAIGAGNTAILKPSELTPYTSSIIRELIAETFDEKYVAVVEGDTEASKDILKEKLDYIFFTGSVQVGKEVMKAAANHLTPVTLELGGKNPAIIMDDANVKLAAKRIVWGKFINAGQTCVAPDYILVYEKKRRKLLKYIGDYIKKLYGPDTRFSKDYPKIVTPGHVDRLVSLLDQDKVYYGGSFDRDERFMEPTVMVDVEDTDLIMEEEIFGPILPVLTFSTEYEVIERIRKRPNPLALYLFTNNKSTEEYFIENLQFGGGCVNDTLMHVGTPYLPFGGVGESGIGAYHGKYSFDTFTHEKSIVKQTTKFDVPLRYSKSKSSLKALRKMTE, from the coding sequence ATGAACGAAGCTATTCATTCATTAGTAGAAGCACAGAGGAAGTATTTTCATACAGGGGAAACGATAGAGGTAAAGTTTAGACAACGTCAGCTTGCTCGTCTTCGAGACGTGATTCAAAAAAGGGAACAAGACATTATCGAAGCAATAAATAAAGATTTGAACAAATCAGAGCATGAAATTTTTCTGACTGAGCTATCGATTGTTTACAATGAAATAAAGGATATGCTAAAGAATGTTGATTTTTGGGCGACTCCTAAAAAGGAACGAACACCTTTTACACATTTAGGCTCAAAAAGTTATATTTATAAACATCCATACGGTGTTACAGCAATTATAGCGCCATGGAATTATCCGTTCCAATTGGCCATCGCTCCGTTGATTGGTGCTATCGGTGCTGGCAATACAGCAATTTTAAAGCCATCCGAATTAACACCATATACGAGCTCTATCATACGCGAGCTAATAGCGGAAACGTTCGACGAAAAATATGTTGCCGTTGTGGAAGGGGATACTGAAGCATCGAAGGACATATTAAAGGAAAAGTTAGATTATATATTTTTTACTGGAAGTGTACAAGTTGGTAAAGAAGTCATGAAGGCAGCGGCTAATCACTTAACACCAGTAACGTTAGAATTAGGTGGAAAAAACCCTGCAATCATCATGGATGACGCAAATGTAAAGCTAGCAGCAAAACGAATTGTTTGGGGAAAATTTATTAACGCTGGCCAAACTTGTGTAGCTCCAGATTACATTTTAGTGTATGAGAAAAAACGTAGAAAGCTCTTGAAATATATAGGTGATTATATTAAAAAGTTGTACGGGCCAGATACGCGTTTTAGCAAAGATTATCCAAAAATTGTAACACCAGGGCATGTCGATCGGTTAGTGAGTCTTCTAGATCAAGACAAAGTATATTATGGAGGTTCCTTTGATCGAGATGAGCGGTTTATGGAGCCAACAGTAATGGTGGATGTAGAGGATACAGACTTAATTATGGAGGAAGAAATTTTTGGACCAATATTGCCAGTATTAACATTTTCTACAGAATACGAAGTAATTGAAAGAATTAGGAAACGCCCCAATCCATTAGCTTTATATTTATTTACGAATAATAAATCAACGGAAGAGTATTTTATAGAGAACCTTCAATTCGGGGGTGGATGTGTAAACGACACGCTGATGCATGTAGGTACACCTTATTTACCATTTGGTGGAGTAGGGGAAAGTGGGATAGGTGCCTACCATGGAAAGTACAGTTTTGACACATTTACACATGAAAAAAGTATTGTTAAGCAAACGACAAAGTTTGACGTCCCATTGCGATATAGTAAATCAAAATCTTCATTAAAAGCACTTCGTAAAATGACAGAGTAA
- a CDS encoding alanine racemase — MINKEEIETPALILDEKKLNKNIDRMMKVSEHGVTIRPHFKTHKSVWIAKRQIEKGASGITVATASEAELLFENGLTDILLAFPLADPVRLKKLLKWSKRARLILTVDSEEQVKIIEAIAKELIVTPEVWIKVNSGLNRCGVEPGVEAFNLAECINNTETLDLTGMYTHAGHSYAAKCEEEVNRIAKQEAESILRSVELCEKNGIIIPNRSIGSTPTFERGAKYAGITEVRPGNAVFFDNIQVALGIASEEEVALTVLASIASVKNERIIIDAGSKALTTEKGAHGNEGVIGFGRVITNEKIFVSRVSEEHGIIDNMQNPIFHKLNEKVHIVPNHACPVVNLFNFYYVIKENGDYEKVCVDGRGMSQ, encoded by the coding sequence ATGATTAATAAAGAAGAGATTGAAACACCAGCACTAATACTAGACGAAAAAAAGCTAAATAAAAATATCGATAGAATGATGAAGGTTAGCGAGCACGGAGTGACGATACGTCCTCACTTTAAAACGCATAAGTCTGTTTGGATCGCAAAAAGGCAAATAGAAAAAGGAGCATCCGGAATAACTGTCGCAACGGCATCAGAGGCAGAGCTTTTATTTGAGAATGGGTTAACAGATATTTTACTTGCCTTTCCATTAGCTGATCCAGTACGGCTAAAAAAACTACTAAAATGGTCTAAACGAGCAAGATTAATACTTACAGTTGATAGTGAAGAGCAAGTGAAAATAATTGAGGCTATAGCAAAGGAGCTTATAGTTACCCCTGAAGTATGGATTAAAGTAAACTCAGGTCTAAATAGATGTGGCGTAGAGCCTGGTGTTGAGGCGTTTAACCTAGCAGAGTGTATTAATAATACGGAAACACTTGATCTCACAGGGATGTATACACATGCAGGTCATTCCTACGCAGCGAAGTGTGAAGAGGAAGTGAATCGTATTGCAAAACAAGAGGCAGAAAGCATATTACGCTCCGTAGAGCTTTGTGAAAAAAATGGGATCATCATTCCAAACCGAAGTATTGGTTCTACGCCGACTTTTGAGAGGGGAGCCAAATATGCCGGTATTACCGAAGTACGACCAGGAAACGCAGTGTTCTTCGATAACATCCAAGTCGCGCTTGGAATTGCGTCAGAAGAGGAAGTCGCACTTACTGTTTTGGCATCCATTGCTTCTGTGAAAAATGAGAGGATCATTATCGACGCAGGAAGTAAAGCTTTAACGACAGAAAAGGGCGCACACGGTAATGAAGGTGTAATAGGGTTTGGGCGCGTCATTACAAATGAGAAAATATTCGTCTCAAGAGTATCGGAGGAGCATGGAATTATAGATAATATGCAGAATCCAATTTTCCATAAGCTCAATGAAAAGGTACATATTGTTCCAAACCATGCCTGTCCTGTCGTTAACCTATTTAATTTTTATTACGTTATAAAAGAGAATGGAGATTACGAAAAAGTATGTGTTGACGGTCGCGGTATGTCACAATAA